The following proteins are encoded in a genomic region of Amycolatopsis sulphurea:
- a CDS encoding TIR domain-containing protein: protein MPEIFMNYRTGDGEKLATIIDRDLCHRFGDEYVFRDHRSIPAGASFPEVLENGVWGSKVLLCVIGARWLTAADAAGRRRIDDPQDWIHRELVLALEHGVRVIPILDEGAPCPLPMDQLPKRLAVLANLHYRTYRDPESEASLEQIALDLLQFVPNLRDRTKSAEEEVDRGSVRSDVRDSGRGAAVGAVSGGAVHVDLGDRYQGGHHQNSYHGDVFGGSKFTGPANTGSGTFLNLPNGGPVEGGLGGESRR, encoded by the coding sequence ATGCCTGAAATTTTCATGAACTATCGCACCGGAGATGGCGAGAAGCTGGCCACGATCATCGATCGCGACCTGTGTCATCGATTCGGTGACGAATATGTGTTCCGGGACCACCGTTCCATCCCGGCTGGTGCCTCTTTCCCCGAGGTGCTGGAGAACGGTGTGTGGGGCAGCAAGGTGCTGCTGTGCGTCATCGGTGCCCGCTGGCTGACGGCCGCTGATGCCGCGGGCCGGCGCCGGATCGACGACCCCCAGGACTGGATTCACCGGGAGCTGGTCCTGGCCCTCGAACACGGAGTGCGGGTGATCCCGATCCTCGACGAAGGCGCGCCGTGCCCGTTGCCCATGGATCAGCTGCCGAAACGGCTGGCCGTGCTGGCGAATCTCCACTATCGGACCTATCGCGACCCGGAGTCGGAGGCATCGCTGGAGCAGATCGCGCTCGACCTGCTCCAGTTCGTGCCGAACCTGAGGGACCGCACCAAGTCCGCGGAAGAGGAGGTCGACCGCGGGTCGGTGCGCAGCGACGTGCGCGACAGCGGGCGGGGCGCCGCGGTGGGCGCCGTGTCCGGCGGTGCGGTCCACGTCGACCTCGGAGACCGGTACCAGGGCGGCCACCACCAGAACTCTTACCACGGAGACGTGTTCGGCGGTTCGAAGTTCACCGGGCCGGCCAATACCGGGTCGGGCACCTTCCTCAATCTGCCGAATGGCGGGCCCGTCGAGGGCGGCCTGGGCGGGGAATCGCGGCGTTGA
- a CDS encoding helix-turn-helix domain-containing protein: MAGDDVQFGIELRRWRTRAGISLADFATAVHYSKGHLSKIENGLKHAQPEFARRCDAELDAGGRLAALAGATEARPRPVEVADDGEAWMMNLTGDGAGWFRPMGRREALALGAAAGFSMGVPARVRSVEGTAAVAFRRQFDQIRKLGQTASPGVVLPTLVAQTHTVRALTGQAGADESGQLFRLASRFAEFAGWMTQEAGDERGALWWTDRAVEMAASGGDRHFASYALTRRALISLYRDDAAEAIGLAQQAQRGAVPARILGFAAQHEAQGHALAGDYDTCMRALDRARPLLIAPAEEGEWSSPVLGTTNLDDPAAMAVGWCLLDLGRPREAAVVLDRQLESVPADALRTRARYGARRALAYAQLNEIEQACALVSELLGPAEIVGSATVAQDLLRLKRIFSRHLRTRAVQEVYPQLTRQLSATH, encoded by the coding sequence GTGGCAGGCGACGACGTGCAGTTCGGCATCGAGCTTCGGCGGTGGCGAACGCGAGCAGGTATTTCGCTCGCGGATTTCGCCACCGCAGTGCACTACAGCAAGGGGCATCTGAGCAAGATCGAGAACGGGCTGAAGCATGCGCAGCCCGAATTCGCTCGCCGCTGCGACGCCGAGCTGGATGCCGGAGGAAGGCTTGCCGCTCTCGCCGGCGCGACGGAAGCCCGTCCGCGCCCGGTCGAGGTCGCCGATGACGGAGAGGCGTGGATGATGAACTTGACCGGAGACGGAGCAGGCTGGTTCCGGCCGATGGGCCGGCGAGAGGCACTCGCGCTGGGTGCCGCGGCCGGATTCAGCATGGGCGTGCCCGCGCGAGTGCGGTCGGTGGAAGGCACCGCCGCAGTTGCGTTCCGTCGGCAGTTCGACCAGATTCGGAAACTCGGGCAGACGGCGAGCCCGGGAGTGGTGCTCCCGACGCTCGTCGCGCAGACCCACACGGTGCGCGCGCTGACCGGGCAGGCCGGCGCCGACGAGTCCGGACAGCTGTTCCGCCTCGCCTCCCGATTCGCCGAGTTCGCCGGGTGGATGACCCAGGAAGCCGGGGACGAACGAGGCGCGCTCTGGTGGACCGATCGAGCAGTGGAAATGGCGGCCTCGGGCGGGGACCGGCATTTCGCCAGCTACGCGCTGACCCGGCGTGCGCTGATCTCGCTTTACCGGGACGACGCGGCCGAGGCGATCGGCCTTGCCCAGCAGGCGCAACGCGGGGCCGTGCCGGCTCGAATCCTCGGATTCGCCGCGCAGCACGAGGCTCAGGGCCATGCCCTGGCCGGTGACTACGACACCTGCATGCGCGCGCTGGACCGGGCGCGGCCGCTGTTGATCGCGCCGGCGGAAGAAGGGGAATGGTCGTCGCCCGTGCTGGGTACGACGAATCTCGACGATCCGGCGGCAATGGCCGTCGGCTGGTGCCTGCTCGATCTCGGCCGTCCGCGGGAGGCTGCGGTGGTTCTCGACCGCCAGCTCGAATCAGTGCCGGCGGACGCATTGCGTACGAGAGCACGGTATGGTGCGCGCAGGGCGTTGGCCTATGCGCAGCTGAACGAAATCGAGCAGGCCTGTGCGCTGGTGTCCGAATTGCTGGGACCGGCGGAAATCGTCGGATCGGCGACCGTCGCGCAGGACCTGCTGCGGCTGAAGAGAATCTTTTCCCGGCACCTTCGTACCCGCGCAGTGCAGGAGGTATACCCGCAGCTGACCCGTCAGCTGAGCGCAACGCATTAA